From the genome of Vicia villosa cultivar HV-30 ecotype Madison, WI linkage group LG2, Vvil1.0, whole genome shotgun sequence, one region includes:
- the LOC131651228 gene encoding uncharacterized mitochondrial protein AtMg00810-like, producing MDVKSAFLNGFLEEEVYIEQPLGYEVKGQEEKVLKLKKALYGNNPSMFEEFKKDMSNEFEMTDMGLMAYYLGIEVKQGDKGIFITQEGYAKEVLNKFKMDDANPVSTPMECGSKLSKHENGEIVDPTLYKSLVGSLRYLTCTRPDILYAVGVVSRYMEAPTTTHFKAAKRILRYIKGTTNFGLHYYSSNNYEIVGYSDSDWSGDLDDRKSTTGFVFFMGDTAFTWMSKKQPIVTLSTCEAEYVAATSCICHAVWLRNLLKELKMPQNDPMEICVDNKSALALAKNPVFHERSKHIDTRYHFIRECIERKEVKLKYVMSQDQAADIFPKPLKLETFVKLRSMLGVTNQV from the exons atggatgtgaagtcgGCCTTCTTGAATGGTTTCCTCGAAGAAGAAGTTTATATCGAGCAACCATTGGGTTATGAAGTAAAAGGGCAAGAAGAAAAAGTCTTGAAGTTGAAGAAGGCGTTGTACG GGAACAATCCAAGCATGTTTGAAGAGTTCAAGAAAGACATGTCAAATGAATTTGAGATGACAGACATGGGGCTCATGGCGTATTATCTCGGCATCGAAGTAAAGCAAGGAGACAAAGGAATTTTCATCACCCAAGAAGGCTATGCCAAAGAAGTACTTAATAAATTCAAGATGGATGACGCCAATCCAGTTAGCACCCCGATGGAATGTGGAAGCAAGTTGAGCAAGCATGAAAATGGAGAGATTGTGGATCCAACCCTTTACAaaagtttggttggaagtttACGTTACTTGACATGTACAAGGCCAGATATTCTCTATGCCGTAGGAGTCGTAAGTCGTTACATGGAAGCTCCAACAACAACTCACTTCAAGGCGGCAAAGAGAATCCTTCGATACATCAAAGGTACAACAAATTTTGGCTTGCACTATTACTCTTCTAACAATTATGAGATTGTTGGCTATAGTGATAGCGATTGGAGTGGAGACTTGGATGATAGAAAGAGCACTACTGGTTTTGTGTTCTTTATGGGAGATACTGCTTTCACTTGGATGTCAAAGAAGCAACCTATAGTCACACTATCAACTTGTGAAGCCGAGTATGTCGCCGCCACATCATGTATTTGTCATGCAGTTTGGCTAAGGAACTTGTTGAAAGAGTTAAAGATGCCACAAAATGATCCTATGGAAATATGTGTTGACAATAAATCAGCACTTGCTTTAGCAAAGAATCCTGTATTTCATGAAAGAAGTAAGCACATCGACACACGTTACCACTTCATAAGAGAATGCATAGAGAGAAAGGAGGTGAAGTTGAAGTATGTGATGTCTCAAGATCAAGCTGCTGACATTTTCCCCAAGCCACTTAAGTTGGAAACATTCGTGAAGCTAAGGAGTATGCTTGGAGTCACAAATCAAGTTTAA
- the LOC131651229 gene encoding uncharacterized protein LOC131651229, which translates to MMENKDTTTPPKASDDNNSEHVSKLVHQFFFVKLWPTDPDSISKIKTEENVVKKMNQDISEITESITKKMSEKAHLGSLLSRLNYPEKEHRKRVAESKEKILKDLYMILDKLCLMNKEAKRGRFGEELDKNVRIIK; encoded by the exons ATGATGGAGAATAAAGATACTACAACACCTCCAAAGGCTAGTGATGACAACAATTCAGAGCATGTTTCAAAACTTGTTCATCAATTTTTCTTTGTCAAGCTTTGGCCAACAGATCCAGATTCAATATCTAAAATCAAAACTGAAGAGAATGTGGTTAAGAAAATGAATCAAgatatttcagaaatcacagaAAGCATCACAAAGAAAATG TCGGAAAAAGCGCATCTAGGTTCTTTGTTGAGCAGGTTAAACTATCCAGAAAAGGAACATAGAAAGCGTGTGGCGGAGAGTAAAGAGAAGATACTAAAGGATTTATATATGATTCTTGACAAATTGTGTTTGATGAATAAAGAAGCAAAGAGGGGAAGGTTTGGTGAGGAACTTGATAAAAATGTAAGAATAATAAAGTAG
- the LOC131648137 gene encoding proton pump-interactor 1-like isoform X1, with the protein MLHGNKSLIEEKQILRDINFQPKDDDSFESLEVLKKRIRWSYCLKNWKMLLKEIEIFQIQYMERVSGNDFLKGNISNFESLKKLLKEQIKVLCDGSSRNKRELMENGTRIRHGLKELEAINGELYSLKGKLSEKNTIKGEAYQKILKIKKLYPEEILHYYQYSTLMNKVHQLVEEKDMETLDEISRSEVGKFMLEWNNNESFREDYEKKVMQSMERRQLSGDGRRRPEKSCSIMRL; encoded by the exons atgcTACATGGGAATAAAAGTTTGATTGAGGAGAAACAAATTTTGAGGGATATAAATTTTCAGCCGAAAGACGACGATTCATTCGAATCACTAGAAGTGCTTAAGAAAAGG ATAAGATGGAGTTATTGTTTGAAAAATTGGAAGATGcttctaaaagaaatagaaatatttcaaATCCAATATATGGAAAGAGTTTCTGGTAATGATTTTCTGAAGGGAAATATTTCCAACTTTGAGTCTTTGAAGAAACTTTTGAAAGAACAAATCAAG GTTCTATGTGATGGCTCTTCGAGAAATAAAAGAGAATTGATGGAAAATGGGACGAGAATTAGACATGGTTTGAAAGAACTAGAAGCCATAAATGGAGAATTATATTCTTTGAAAGGAAAATTGAGTGAGAAGAATACGATAAAGGGCGAAGCATatcaaaagattttgaaaattaaaaaactgTATCCGGAGGAG atTCTCCACTATTACCAGTATTCTACACTTATGAATAAAGTCCATCAGCTGGTTGAAGAAAAAGATATGGAAACCCTTGATGAGATTTCAAGATCAGAG GTTGGGAAGTTCATGTTAGAATGGAACAATAATGAATCTTTTCGAGAAGATTATGAGAAGAAAGTTATGCAATCAATGGAGAGACGACAGCTAAGTGGAGATGGACGTAGAAGGCCGGAAAAATCATGCAGTATCATGAGGCTGTGA
- the LOC131648137 gene encoding uncharacterized protein LOC131648137 isoform X2, giving the protein MLHGNKSLIEEKQILRDINFQPKDDDSFESLEVLKKRIRWSYCLKNWKMLLKEIEIFQIQYMERVSGNDFLKGNISNFESLKKLLKEQIKVLCDGSSRNKRELMENGTRIRHGLKELEAINGELYSLKGKLSEKNTIKGEAYQKILKIKKLYPEEILHYYQYSTLMNKVHQLVEEKDMETLDEISRSEVGWEVHVRMEQ; this is encoded by the exons atgcTACATGGGAATAAAAGTTTGATTGAGGAGAAACAAATTTTGAGGGATATAAATTTTCAGCCGAAAGACGACGATTCATTCGAATCACTAGAAGTGCTTAAGAAAAGG ATAAGATGGAGTTATTGTTTGAAAAATTGGAAGATGcttctaaaagaaatagaaatatttcaaATCCAATATATGGAAAGAGTTTCTGGTAATGATTTTCTGAAGGGAAATATTTCCAACTTTGAGTCTTTGAAGAAACTTTTGAAAGAACAAATCAAG GTTCTATGTGATGGCTCTTCGAGAAATAAAAGAGAATTGATGGAAAATGGGACGAGAATTAGACATGGTTTGAAAGAACTAGAAGCCATAAATGGAGAATTATATTCTTTGAAAGGAAAATTGAGTGAGAAGAATACGATAAAGGGCGAAGCATatcaaaagattttgaaaattaaaaaactgTATCCGGAGGAG atTCTCCACTATTACCAGTATTCTACACTTATGAATAAAGTCCATCAGCTGGTTGAAGAAAAAGATATGGAAACCCTTGATGAGATTTCAAGATCAGAGGTTG GTTGGGAAGTTCATGTTAGAATGGAACAATAA